DNA sequence from the Deltaproteobacteria bacterium HGW-Deltaproteobacteria-2 genome:
ATCCTGAAGCTTATTTGTACCGGACAAATCATCCACGCTGGACCAGGGAAAAACTACCGGAAGAAGGGCAAGGTCTGACAATGTTTCGTAACGCAATAAATTTTATCCGTAGCAAAGAATTTTAATTGCTGGTACGGCCCCACGACGCAAGTTGCGGGGCATTAAACTCCGCCTATGCGTGATAGTTCGACCAACGCTTCGTTTTCGGAATTAAAATTTCAATAATAATTATTTCCTGCCTCTGTAGTACTGAATTTCGCCGGGCGCATCTATAATTTGCTTAAATTCTCTTTCGGCGACGGCAGTTGCGGTTGGATTGGTGTGGTCAAAAATAATCTGACGAACAGCATCCTCGTCAATAAAATTGAGGTCACTTTCTTTCAGTTGCAGCAAAGTCAGCACTTTCTCAGTCTCTTTCGTGGAGACAACAAAAATAACCTTTTCGTACCATTTGTCATAAAATTCATCGAGAGTAAAACTGATATCGCCTCTCCAGGGATCGGCCAGAAATATGTGCCCTTTATAGATTCCTCTAAAAACGACAAAATGACGGTAATCGAAAATTTTTATAGGAATTATACAGGGTGTGTTGAGAGTTTTCAAATCCTCGATATCAACTTTGTAACCATCGCCCTGGTAACCCAGTACCTTAACGAACTTTTTCATGTCCAGAAGAGAGAAAGCCTGGCGTTTTGTTATCTGCTCGATATCACCGTAACGGATAAGCCCCTGAATAACCTGCTTTTCGGTAAAATTTTCCCCAAGATAAAAATTGAGAAGAATAGCAAGAGCGGCAGAACCACAGCTGAAATCATAGCTTTGTTTAATGAGATGAGTTTTTTTGATTTCCGAAAGCGGATTAATATAAGCCCGGATATAACCAGGTCCGGGTCCGGGTACGGCAATATTGATCTCCGATTTTGGTTGCTCCCTGACAGTATAAACACTACTGGTAAAACCCACCACAATTGCAAATATGGCGGCAATTACTAATGCACCCATTAAGCTCCTTATGTTTTATGACTATTGATGCCGTCACTTACTTCGAAAATCAAGCAGAAGAAAAAGCTGAATACCTCGGCCCGTCAATTATTTCTTTTTTTTTTAATCTGTGAATTTAGCGGCTATTTTTTTAGAGTGAGTAGAGCGTCACAATAGCCATCTTCACGACGGCACCATCAACCGCAACCGGACCAATTCCGTTAAAAAGGTCATCAATTTGAAAGTCATTGATCCTTATTGATCCCGACAGTGGAAGATTTAAACTCAAATATGTTTTACCACTTAGGGTGCCGACATCTATAGTGGCCGGATAGTCGGTTTCCCCCGGAACATTGTATAAACTGGGATTATAAAGACCTATACTGAGATTGCCGCTTCCGACCCAGGTTGAAGGCGTCTGTACAGTGCCGCTGAAGCTATTGCAAGCATATATTCCCGACAACCTAAATTCATTCGATGAATTCGCCGGCTTATAACGATATTCCAGCGTGTTCACATACAAATTCATCGAGGCGTAAAGATCAATCCCTCCGGTGTGACCTCCCAAACGGATAAAAGGAGTATCTCCCATGGTAAAGTCGTTTGTATTGCCTGGAGGAGAATAGCCCGGGGTGGGACTTGCTCCACCGGTCAGAGTTCTGCCCATGAAAATACCTCTGATATAAAGATCGCCCAAAATCCTGTCATTAGCGCCATCTTCGATATAGATACCCTTGCTGGTTAAACCCATTGCATTATAAATATTCAAACCACTTATGTTGACCCAGGTTTTTCCGGAAAGTGTCCCGATATCTAATACAATAGTGGAATTTATGTTAACGGGAGACGGATCAGTATAGTTGTCCGCCGTCGTGTTTATAGTCCCATCAATAACCAGATTGGGTAAGACTATTCCTGAAGTTTCTGCAGTCGTAGTAAAAAGGCCGACACTGGTTGCCTTAAGGTAAGCATCGGTATTTAAGGCGATGGTTATTCCGGTCTCAGCATTAATCCGGATGAGATCATCATCACTCATCGCCTGCATTTTTGCACATACGGACGAAGAAAAAAAGAACGAAGAAATTAAGATAAATGCGATAATTTTTATGAAGTTATGTTTTAGCACAAGTCATACCTCATTTTGCCACTCTTTAAAGAGTGAGGTAGAAGAAATTTGCGAACAATTGCCCGTGCTTTTTTGCACATTCCAACATCCGGTCATGATTACTCCGGATTTTTTTCTGCACGCATCAATGAGCGTAAACCATCACTGAACCGCTTACCTGAGTTTTCAGTCCTTTGATATCCAAAACTCCCACTGTCGTAGCATTTGTTACAAGATCAGAACTCGCCGCCAGTATCACTGAAGCAGTAACATTCAAACCCGCCGTGCCGCCGATGCTAACAGTAGGCAAAGAGATGTTAACTCTGGTGGAGCCACCATTTGTGCCGACATCTATATTCATAGGACCGTTTATCACCGCTACATCGCCGGTTATGGTAATACTTCCTATTCCGGCCCAGCCATCACCGGTGTAACCGGTAAAACCGCCTGCGTCACCCCAGGCCATTGAGGTCAGGCTTGTATTGCTTAATGTAAGATTAACGAACTCAATGGTAACACCTTGCTGAGCGATTACTGAACCAAGCTCACTATCGGAAATAGCTGTCCTGGCAAACGATGCCAGAGGTATCATTACAAACACTGCAATAACCGCCAATGCTAAACTTTTTTTCATATTTTCCTCTCGTCGCGATTGTTGTTCCAGTTACAGCGTTTCTTTAAAGTTACAACCCGCTAATGGTTGTTTCTTTTATTTCACCCGGGTGCCTAAAGGGCATGGACAAACCAGTTGCCCATGCCTCTTTTTGCATTTTTTTCATTAACAACGGCTTAAACAAACGCCTTTTAACAAACTTTTTTACAGGCTAAACAAACGCCTTTTGGCCATCAAGTATTAATGGGCGTAAATAACCAGCGTGCCAGCGGGGCTTAAAGTAAGGCCTTTAATGAAAGCAGTGCCTATTGTTGCATTGCCGGCTGCTATGAGTTCCTGATCCGGTGCCAGCTTTAATACTGACGTTATATTTCCACTGATATTGATATTGGGCAACTTGATTGCCACAGCGGTTCTAGCATCAGTTGTATTAGTGCCAACATCGATGTTCAGTGTGCCACTCATAGTAACAGCATCAGGTGACATGTCAACAGAAGCGCCGACCCAGCCTGCACTTGCGTAGCCGGTAAAGCCGTTCCCGTCACCCCAGGAAATCGTTTCAATTTGTACATTTCCTAATGAAAAGCTGGTACCGAAATCAATGGTAACACCTTCCTGAGCGGTTACTGAACTAAGTTCGCTATCGGTGATAGCTGTTTTGGCAAACGACGCAAAAGGCATCATGACAAACAATGCGATAACGGTTAACAACAAAATCTTCTTCATGCTTAATCCTCCTAATTGTTTTGCGCCAGCAAAAGAACCATCATCCACCCCTCTGTAATAAATGCTTCTTTATCCGGCCGCGGTTAAAGAATATAAAGCTAAACCTGCCTCCCTTACTGCAATATTTTACACCCTTCATTCCGGATGTTAGTAAGTATCTTAATGTCTGATCCCCAATTGGGTCTTCATCAATACCCCAGTTGGTCAACGGTCGTATCAGGAATTTTTTGAAAAAATCCCCTTAAATTAGTAGTGGTGTTTCCGTTCTCGTCTGTATAGTTATACTTTGATGCAAACAAGAAAGACATCCGATCGTTGGTAAAGGTAATGGTTTGTCTTGCGCCTAACGTCTGCCGGATCATCACACCATTATTCTGCCCTGTACTGGCAGTTGTCAGTATAGCATTGAGCTGATTCAAGCTTCCGGTTATGGAACCGCTGGCACTCATCGTTCCAAAATCTATATAATTAAGTCTACGGTCGGTGCTACTGGAAATGTTATCAAAGCCAACCTGCAAAAATAATCCTTTTAAAACGAGCGGAACAGCGCTGGCACTGGTATACTGATTGGAACCGCCAAAATAAAAGTTCGTTATATCATAATCCCAGCCGTTACCACCGTTATTCCAATAGCCGATTTTGAAAGAGTCAATATGGGCTAGTACATCCACCCTGGCACCTAGATTCACAGTGATTACATTCTGGCTGCCATACTGATTAGAGGTTTGAGTTATACTTAAAAAAGCCTGGGCGTTGGTTGCGGAGAGCTCATCATCAGACATTATCTTTTTTTCCACAAAGTTGATTGATTTGGTTTTTTCAAACTTAGAATCATCAATTATCTTCGTTGGCGCAAAGCTTGTTGACGATGATACAAAAAGAAGGATTAACGCGGTTAGCAGGACAAACAAACCCCGACTGAGCAAGAGCAACTTTATTCTCGTTGGCTTACTATTCATTTTCATTTCTGGACAGGCTCCTAATGCTTCTAAAACTGATCCGGAAATTTATACATCTCAATTGTTGAAGTTTTATTCACGTTACCATATATTCGTGAAAATCGAATGTCAAGCTTAAATTTATTATTTTTTATATGGCCACCGCAACAAAACAAAACCACAGGATATTTCGACTAACAATTTTTCGTTTCATTATGGAAATTATATTTTCACAAACAAAAAAAAACGTTAATAATAGCAATTTTAACATGTTCATCGGTAACTGATGGTGGCGCCACAGGGTGATATCTATGGTAAATGGAGCAGAAAAACCACTTCATCTTTAATAGCGACAGTGTTAATAAATTTTCTTCTCACATTTTTTCTATAACTAATTTAGTGTATTATAAAAACATATTTTATATCTTTTGGCTATTGTACCTTGGTACAATTTTTTTATTTTGCTTTTTTAACTTTTTATAAAAAAAGATTTACGCCGCTGACGCCATGCTTTTCGTAAAACTGGCGCATCAGATACTCCTTCTTTCTATTTTCAGCAGCTCTTCGCTTTTTTCTGTCTCCAAACGTAGACGGCGATCAA
Encoded proteins:
- a CDS encoding peptidase C39, with translation MGALVIAAIFAIVVGFTSSVYTVREQPKSEINIAVPGPGPGYIRAYINPLSEIKKTHLIKQSYDFSCGSAALAILLNFYLGENFTEKQVIQGLIRYGDIEQITKRQAFSLLDMKKFVKVLGYQGDGYKVDIEDLKTLNTPCIIPIKIFDYRHFVVFRGIYKGHIFLADPWRGDISFTLDEFYDKWYEKVIFVVSTKETEKVLTLLQLKESDLNFIDEDAVRQIIFDHTNPTATAVAEREFKQIIDAPGEIQYYRGRK